From Melospiza melodia melodia isolate bMelMel2 chromosome 2, bMelMel2.pri, whole genome shotgun sequence:
CCATCAGATACAAgaaagcagcagtgcaggaatgaGCTTTGTTCTTGAAACAGTAACCTGAAACCTTTATGCTTTTTGTGTGTGTAATCAAGAACGTGGCAGATTTTAGATAGTAGCCTATTCTACATAGCATCAAAAGGGAGCAGTGAGTAGGATCTATGGAAATTTATTCAAAATTTCATTGTATGCATCCTTTAGGGATTCTATAATCAAAACTCTGTTTCCTTAGTgagaaatacattttttaaaatatatataaatatacatatttaaTATCTAATTAGATCTGTATTTGAATGATTTGCACCTGCAGGTTTGTTCCAAAAGGCAATCATACAGAGTGGAACAGCCCTGTCCAGCTGGGCAGTGAACTATCAGCCTGCCAAGTACACTCGGATATTGGCAGATAAAGTGGGCTGCGACATGCTGGATACCACTGATTTGGTTGAATGTCTGCGGAATAAGAATTACAAAGAACTCATTCAACAGACTATCACTCCAGCCACGTACCACATTGCCTTTGGGCCTGTGATAGATGGAGACGTGATTCCAGATGACCCTCAGATTCTAATGGAGCAAGGGGAATTCCTTAACTATGATATAATGCTGGGTGTGAATCAAGGGGAAGGTTTGAAATTTGTGGATGGCATTGTAGACAATGAAGACGGTGTTTCTCCTAATGATTTTGACTTTTCTGTCTCCAATTTTGTGGACAATCTATATGGCTATCCAGAAGGGAAGGACACACTGCGAGAGACCATTAAATTCATGTACACCGACTGGGCAGACAAAGAAAATCCCGAAACAAGACGGAAGACCCTGGTTGCTCTTTTTACAGACCACCAATGGGTTGCTCCAGCTGTTGCCACGGCTGACCTGCACGCCCAGTATGGATCTCCAACATATTTCTATGCATTTTATCACCATTGCCAAAGTGAAATGAAACCCAGCTGGGCTGATTCAGCTCATGGCGATGAAGTCCCTTATGTGTTTGGGATTCCTATGATTGGTCCCACAGAACTGTTCAACTGCAACTTTTCCAAGAATGATGTCATGCTTAGTGCAGTGGTTATGACATACTGGACTAACTTTGCCAAAACTGGGTAAGTGTGACCCCTAGCATTCATTTTGCTGATAGCATACTTCTAAAATAGTCAGTATCCCATTCCAGTGGCCTCAAAATTTGATTTTGAAGTAGTTGTATAGAAATATTTGTGCTAAGGCAGGAGGTAAATGAGGCTTATTCATATTTAATAGATTTTTAATTAGTGTGTTCCCTCAAAGTATTTTCTTTCAGTAGCTCAATGAGAATAATGACACACTGTATTTTTGGTTCAAAAAATAGGACAATTACTAAGACAAAAAGCATGTCTCAGAGAAAAGGTGGTTCACTAAGATACAGAAAAATCAGAGGCAACATGTCTGCTACTTGAAGAAGGAACTGTCAGGCAGATAGCACTTATCTGCTACAAAAGAAAGGAAGTTCTTGTTTTTCAGCGACCTTCACAGGGATGAGGACCCAGGGAGGAATTAGAACAGAAAGGCAGAcactggaaattttttttttccctctgagggCTATAATGGCAATAATAAGTACTTGACTGGAATGAAGAAGAGACTCATATATAAATTTTGCTTTGAGaaagttaaaaaattaaattaattctgcTTACAAAACAAAGACATCAATATTTTGATGAAATAGAGTTGTAAACACCAAGGAAATAATCCTCAAAGCAGTTTAATCTGTGAGCAATATTAATAAATTCTGTTTTCTTCCTATAACATTCCTTTTAACAGTATTGCAGTGCTTTACTTCAGCGGCAAGGGCTTTTTTTGTTAACCTTGAGTCTTCAGTACTGAATTAAAACAAAGAAACTTGTGGCACAAAGGGGCTGTAAATCTTTGCACAGAATGTTTAATGGCAGGATTGGGCTCTGGAAACTGCAGCTTTACTGCACTGCAGTGAACAGTGTGCCGCTATATAAGAAAAACTCAGATGCCTATTGTGAAACACTCAGAGGCTTTAGCTCCCTTGTAACCTTCCATGAATCTAAATGGTGGTTGAGAGAGAGATTTTGCAGTCTTAACAAGAACCTCAAGCATAAGTTGAGTAAAAACCAATCAAATGCTTCAGGTCAgtgcacaaggaaaaaaaattcttttgttgTACTGCGTATCAGATAAGCAGGTAAAAAAGCATGCAGAAACCCTGGAGTTCAGCAACAAAAATGAATCAACTGTGTAATATTTAGATGTATTTGGCAACAAGAAGCTTCAGTACTGGGATGGGCAAATTTTTGTTGAAATCTTGGTTTATGGATGGACAATGCTGCATGATGGCTGTACCACATGCGCAGAGATGATGATGCCATCAGTTTGTCTTTATTTTGGTAGATGAAGTGCTATGTATAAATAGAGAACTTCTGATCCCTACAAATATACTCATTGGAATTACTATGGTTATGAAAGATCTTCATGGTCTCGCTATTTTTTCCAATTACTTTATTACTATTCCCTGTATATTAAGAAGTTGTATTTAAGCAGTTTTTGAGGCTGACAGGAGCTTCtcacagtcccagctgccaccatTACTCATAATTTCAAGCACTTTCCAGCTGTTGCTGCTTGAAAACTAATTTCAGCAGGCTATACCCAGTTGTCTGGTTATAAAGCCATTGTCATACTATACCTAAAGGCAAAAACAGGTGCTTTGGGAGAGCCATTAGTAATTTCTGAAACTTCCCCATTGCTGATGAGATAGGAATGGGGTATATATCCTATTACAGGCTCACTCCCTTACAGGCAGTCTGAAAGATGTATCATTAGAAATGGCCTCTGGCTgtaaaatttcagttttcaaaggaaaggaaaagagcaaCACAATGCATATTACCTTGATGGGGTCTTTTCTTGGTTTGTTTGAGCAATGATTAATCGTTCTGCATCGTACAGGAGAATACTTGGAGGCAGATAATATTTTAAGATTACATTTGTTCTGCACCTCTGGTTCCTCAAACAGAAAGGCAAAGGTTGTAGCATCTCAAGCCTAGAGCAATGGGATCTCTGGAGTAACTGTTCTCCACTCTGCTCATTCACTTGCAATCTGGAATCTCTGTACCCACTCAGGTTCTTCAATTCTCAAGTTCAGAACTGCATTGCTGGGGGctctgctttggtttttttccccaccctattTTTAATTGATAATTTCCCATCCTTATTATGATAGTACTTGTCTTGCTTTGTATTTGTACCCATGGCAACGCATAAAACTCTTTTAGCGGAAAGATTTTATTATTTCGCATTTCCCTGTAGGTAAGCTTTGAACAGTAGAACTGcagatatatttatttatttttaatgtgtttgAGACTTTTCCAATCTCTATGACTCTCCCACGGAGGCTGCATTCAGGTACTTATTGTAAAATTATGGCTCAGGTGGTGCATCATTCAGATGGACTTTTAATGGCAGGCCATCCATTGCTAAAAAGCACACGCTGTTTAATGGGCCTACTGCCAAGGCTGGGTTTGTAGGGCAGGTCAGTCTTGTAAAATCAGTAGGTGAAAGACACAGCACAGGGCGCAGTACTTTTATTGTGTTTAACTTGTAAGTTGGTTACTGAAGCTAGCAAACAGGAGGTGACAATTAAAGTGTTTAATGGCAAATAGCTTGTGCTTCAAATGAATGCCAGGAAGCTGTATTTTGCTAATACTTCACCTatgacttcttttttttaaatgatgatgattattatttaGAGTTTTTCATTTGGCCTTTTCAAAACTGTTTCCAGCATGCCCTAGAAATAGGAAAACAATTTATTAAAGAGTAAGTTTGAGATCCTACATTTGGGATACAAAAATGACATGAAAATACAGCTTTGAATTCCTCAATGCACAGAAATACATGTGAGAGCTTCATTATGACGTGCACTTGCAGCTTCAGTCTGCTGCCAGTAGTGCCATCCTAACTGTAATGGTAATTTTATAGGCCAAGTTCTGTTTGTTAGGACCATGTTACCTCCTTTGCAGACACATCAGTGGGGAAGAGTGAACTATGTGAGGGGTTGTGGGCCAGTCCCTCATAGATAGCCAGCTATGCTCTTGTGAGGGATTTGAAGTTTCACACAGTAGATACAAAGCCATATTCTCATTAGAGACATCTATTAGGTTTCTAAAAATTGCCCTGGTTTTCAGGAATTTTAGTACTCTACTTTTTATCACCATCATCCAGCTctgtaccctaaccctaaccctaaccgcaGGTATTGGGAAAGATAAAGGTCTGGAGGATATATCCTTGTTTTCTTTGTATTTCAGGTAAATACTCCAGAATTATTTAGGTACCATTGAATCTGAAGCACAAACATGACTTATTAGGAATATCTGTGTTTTGTATGCAGTTTGGTTCTCTAACAGAAGACCTGATTAAACTTGCAGTTATTAAAGTGTAGTTTCAAATCAATTCTCAGACAACTCTTTTATGAGGCTGTTGCATTTCTTTATGATGTTTTCATCTGAAGAAATAGCTATCTCCAATGGCAAATCTGTGTTAGCCAAACAACAGTGTAGTTATGGTTTGTGTTCCTTACCTCTCATAAGGAGTCCTTAGCTGTTAGTCCTTAGCTGACAGGGAGCATGGCGACAGTGGGAACTGGGGATAATTGAGGAGAGGAGGTAAGGGAAAACATGCCTGTATAACAGTCCTTCAAACAGGAATGTCTGTGGCATTATTAGTATTGTGACAGCATGAAAAGAATCAACAGAAGAATGAAGAAAAGccagtttttctctctcttccattttttttttaaatcatacaGAGAAAAGTGTActactgaaagaaaataaaacatctaGGGGCATTTCAGGGTGTTGGAGACAAAGATGATGTAACTGTGAAGACATTTTGCTCTCTAGTGAAGATAAAgaacaaaaaatttaaaacatttcAAGTACATTAATGTAATAGTTCCTGAGTGATAGTCAATGCTGTGGCAGAAGTAGTTTGAACACAAATGGTGTTTCACCATCTTATAAGGAATTTGGGATATGAGAAAACTTAATTCACTATCCTTCCCATGAAAATATAATCAGATATGAAATACCACATTCCTTCATTTATCCTCCAGGTCCGTACTAATCTACCTTAGGAACAGGAGTGTGTGTTGCTCCTCAGTCAACATCCATTGCAGGAATATTTACTTTATATCACCTGAGAAAAAAGTTGATGTTTTGACTTTACATCTCGTGCCCATGAGGTTTGAATTGAATGACAATATACAAAAACATCTTAAGTTGTGCAAAATTAGTGCAGactgaaaatgggaggaaaaaggtGGCAGGTGAAATGAGATTATTCTGCACATTAACAAAGATACACCTTAGAGAAGATATGGTCTTCTGtcacatggaaaaaaaatcaggcatTTCATGATGGGGACATTTTTTGGTGGATAAGATGTTTGAATTCTAAAAGTGGTAAAAATAAGTAATGAAATAgcaaaataaataacaataatgATCAATCTTGTTATAGTAGTCggatgaagaaaagaaaagcctcCCTACCAATTGACAAATGGGGAAACAAGAAATCTCCTCCCTATACTGTAAAAAGTTCAGAACTGGAAATATATTGTTCGGATTATATTGTCATAATGTTGATTGCATGTTATCATCATGATTGCAGTGGATTCCtttaaaggaaggttttctgGCTGTCTTTGTTATGAAATAACACACTTGAGACTCAAGAACATATAGAAACACAAAGGAATTGGGAGTCTTAAAAGCCAAGGGAAAATTTGAAATTAAAGTAACAGATCAAGAATTTTGTTGAACAGATGATTTGATAGGAGAAATGATTGTCTGTACATCTATGTTTTATGCCAACCAATAAAACAGGAAAATGGTTTATAGTAGGATAAGCTGCCTAAGTACCCCAGGAAAAAGCAAGTTATAAGTTGTAACTTCATGAATTTTCGGCAGCGTACATAGCAGGATGGCCAAGGAAAGTACAAGTTCTCTTGTTTATATCTACTGAATATTTTTGGCAAATAATCATTAGTCTATAAAACCAAGATCCAAGGCCATTATTAGATCCCTTATTTAGGACTGGACTTCGCTATTCCTGTTTcttgtaaaaaaacccaacataatTTAGATATCTACCTTCCAAATTCAGAGAGACTATTCAAaccattttattaattttttaagtgATCAGTCCTAGACTTGATGTCAATGGCTGAGCTCTGATATCCTCAGCAAAGAAATTACTTGTCTGTAGGGATGGTTGATTTTTTCCTGGTTCTTGTTTCAAGGGACAACTTCATGCCCACACAGAGCCATGTAAACAAATATGCAAATACAAGCCCAGACTCATGTAATGTTATTTTCTCTCTTGTGTTTGGAGGAGGCGGCAGCATAATTGGCTGCTCCCAATAAATATAGTTAAAAATGACAGATGGAAGTAGAGGATggcagagaggaaaaaggaggCTGATATTTACTTGTTTTTCAGGCTTTTTGTAGGGAAAGGGAATCACAGGATGCAaaatggttggaagggaccacagtgagaatgctaattttaaaaaatgttgttTACTAAAATAATCATCAGCTATgaggataataataataatttttataagaccactaaaaattttaaaagtgcatGTCCAGCTTGGCTGCTTTTTGAAGTGAGTTCTCAGCTTCTTCATCTTCTATTCTGTGTATCAACTGCAACTTGTTTACAAGAGCTAACTTAAGGAATCAGTTCTCTCTAGAACCATTCCCAGAGTCTTTTGGGATGTGAATCAGAACAGCAAGGGGGATGACACAAGATTGTGCACCAGAACTCTTGCAGCATTTTgagtttctgagaaaaaaaatgtttcacgTTTAGATAACCTTGTTGATTCTTAATTTGCCTTAGAATTTATATTATGAACCCCAAAGATTTTTCAAAGTAGATCTATTGAATTGGGCCAATATCTTTGTGTTTAGATTTTGCAGCTCTTTCGGTCTGTTCTTTAATAACAAAATAAATAGCTTTATTTCCTTCTTCCATGCATGTTTTTagtttgaactgggatgaacaACTACCAATAAATTATCTTTCTTTTCTGAACTAAACCAATTTGGCTAACTGTTGAAAGAAAGAAGGGGGGAgggagggcgggcgggcgggcggaaggaaggaaggaaggaaggaaggaaggaaggaaggaaggaaggaaggaaggaaggaaggaaggaaatggcagaaggaaatggcggaaggaaggaagtgtcggaaggaaggaaggaaggaaggaagtggcggaaggaaggaagtggcggaaggaaggaaggaaggaaggaagtggcggaaggaaggaagtggcggaaggaaggaagtggcggaaggaagtggcggaaggaagtggcggaaggaagtggcggaaggaaggaaggaaggaaggaaggaaggaaggaaggaaggaaggaaggaaggaaggaaggaaggaaggaaggaaggaaggaaggaaggaaggaaggaaggaaggaaggaaggaaggaaggaaggaaggaaggaaggaaggaaggaaggaaggaaggaaggaaggaaggaagtggcggaaggaagtggcggaaggaagtggcggaaggaaggaagtggcggaaggaaggaagtggcggaaggaagtggcggaaggaaggaagtggcggaaggaaggaagtggcggaaggaaggaagtgtcggaaggaaggaaggaagtgtcggaaggaaggaagtgtcggaaggaaggaaggaagtgtcggaaggaaggaaggaaggaaggaagtgtcggaaggaaggaaggaagtgtcggaaggaaggaaggaaggaaggaaggaaggaaggaaggaaggaaggaaggaaggaaggaaggaaggaaggaaggaaggaaggaaggaaggaaggaaggaaggaaggaaggaaggaaggaaggaaggaaggaaggaaggaaggaaggaaggaaggaaggaaggaaggaagtggcggaaggaaggaagtggcggaaggaagtggcggaaggaagtggcggaaggaaggaaggaaggaaaaaggaaggaaggaaggaaggcaggaaggaaggaaggaaggaaggaaggaaggaaggaaggaaggaaggaaggaaggaaggaaggaaggaaggaaggaaggaaggaaggaaggaaggaaggaaggaaggaaggaaggaaggaaggaaggaagtggcggaaggaagtggcggaaggaagtggcggaaggaagtggcggaagtggcggaagtggcggaagtggcggaaggaaggaaggaaggaaggaaggaaggaaggaaggaaggaaggaaggaaggaaggaaggaaggaaggaaggaaggggcgggaggaagtggcggaaggaagtggcggaaggaagtggcggaaggaaggaaggaaggaaggaaggaaggaaggaaggaaggaaggaaggaaggaaggaaggaaggaaggaaggaaggaaggaaggaaggaaggaaggaaggaaggaaggaaggaaggaaggaaggaaggaaggaaggaaggaaggaaggaaggaagtgtcggaaggaaggaaggaaggaagtgtcggaaggaagtgtcggaaggaagtgtcggaaggaaggaaggaaggaaggaaggaaggaaggaaggaaggaaggaaggaaggaaggaaggaaggaaggaaggaaggaaggaaggaaggaaggaaggaaggaaggaaggaaggaaggaaggaaggaaggaaggaagtggcggaaagaagtggcggaaggaagtggcggaaggaaggaaggaaggaagtggcggaaggaaggaagtggcggaaggaagtggcggaaggaagtggcggaaggaagtggcggaaggaagtggcggaaggaagtggcggaaggaaggaagtggcggaaggaagtggcggaaggaaggaagtggcggaaggaaggaaggaaggaaggaaggaaggaaggaaggaaggaaggaaggaaggaaggaaggaaggaaggaaggaaggaaggaaggaaggaaggaaggaaggaaggaaggaaggaaggaaggaaggaaggaaggaaggaagtggcggaaggaaggaaggaaggaaggaaggaaggaaggaaggaaggaaggaaggaaggaaggaaggaaggaaggaaggaaggaaggaaggaagtggcggaaggaagtggcggaaggaagtggcggaaggaaggaagtggcggaaggaaggaagtggcggaaggaaggaagtggcggaaggaaggaaggaaggaaggaaggaaggaaggaaggaaggaaggaaggaaggaaggaaggaaggaaggaaggaaggaaggaaggaaggaaggaaggaaggaaggaaggaaggaaggaaggggcgggaggaaggaagtggcggaaggaaggaaggaaggaaggaaggaagtggcggaaggaaggaaggaagtggcggaaggaagtggcggaaggaagtggcggaaggaagtggcggaaggaaggaagtggcggaaggaagtggcggaaggaagtggcggaaggaagtggcggaaggaagtggcggaaggaaggaaggaaggaaggaaggaaggaaggaaggaaggaaggaaggaaggaaggaaggaaggaaggaaggaaggaaggaaggaaggaaggaaggaaggaaggaaggaaggaaggaaaagaaggaagggtAGCATAGCATTTTGGAACCCCtagtttgtattttttaaatgttattgAAATGAGAAAGATGAGATATATTTcaataccaaaaaaaaaccagcacaCTAAACcacttcaaaaaaccccaaacactatAACCACAGGCATAAGTAAgccaaaatacaaaaatatttagaaaaataattcttcttttctttcaaaaaaagTAAGATACCTTCTTTCAAGTAAAAAAAGAATGCAGGAATCATAAGATTATTAAAGTCAAATTACTTGTCACATTTAAGAACTAAGAAATAGCTCTTTATGTACAGCAAAGGAATGCTAAAGTAGGCTCTTAGATTCATGGGCATTTgaaaatggagaaagaaaaaaatatgcttTAAAATCTGTAAGGATATAATTTGGTATTCCCAGAATATACATAACTGTATATTGGAAGAAAGGGAAAATATTAGAATTCTTTTCACGGGAAATAAGCGAATGCATATAAATAAGTAACAAGAGAATGGAAAGTTCTGAGTAATGCACAGGAAATAAATAATCTACTCTCAGTATAATAGAAGACAAAGCCACAGAAAGCTATCATTGCTAGAAAAGATGCTTGAAATTAATGTGCAACATACTATTAAACTTAGTATTGTAAAATAATTTTAACTTCCTATTTTTTTCATgctatttatttaaatttataatAATAAGGATATGCATACATTAACCACATCTAAATGCTCTTTGTGGCATTGGTTTGTCTTTATTCTGAacctgtaagaaaaaaaaaaatttaccaaTTTTGTAATTATCTCTGACTTGTGAACTACTCTTATCTTACTGCTACTGAAGTACTTTAAAACTGGTTATCTCGCTAAAATATGTCTTATATCAGTTAAGGCCCATTGTCCTTTGACTTTGTAGCAATGATCACATGGAACCTTCAAATAGTCCTCTGCTAGTGGGAATGATGAAAAGATTTGCGACACAAAGGTAGTTCAAAGGTGTTTTTTCACCCAAGCAAGTATTTAAATGGAGGAGGATTAATAGCTCAATTAAAAAAACCAAGCAGAAATGGTTGGTACATGTATTAGCCCTGCTACTTCAGGTTTTGAAGAGGTTTTTCTTGTAATATGTGCACAAGTATAATTCTGTGTGTTCAGAGGGACTTCCAATATTGCCATGGGGCTTAGACGCCCATGTTTACTACTTGCAGCAGTGGAAGAAGTGGTACCTTAAATTAAAAAGCTGGTGTCAAACCTGGAGAAGGGTTGAACCTACACATTTACTATGGAAAGAGGTAGTTGGTACTTCTCAAAGATGGTATGTCTCTAAGATGCACTCCTTGGAGAATGGTATTGAATCACTTCAAAAGACCTTTTGATAACTGAAACACTATGATTTCTTCATTTTCATGTCAAAAAACTATTGTAGTATCTGAGATACTCTGTACAGTAAGTAATTTTCTTTTGATTACTTATTAACAGCTGTTCTTCAGTTAGGGAATGTTTTAATCTTCTGCTTTTCAGTTACTGTAAATATTGGATAAACTATTAACTGTAAGACTGAGAGGGTTtcgtgtttgtttgcttttgttttgttgtaGGTTTTTTGTAGAAAGGTTAATGACTGTAATATtgtctgtttaattttttttttagagatCCAAACCAGCCTGTTCCACAGGACACAAAGTTCATCCACACAAAACCCAACCGCTTTGAAGAAGTAGCCTGGTCCAAATACAATCCTAAAGACCAACTTTACTTACACATTGGCCTGAAACCCCGAGTTCGTGATCACTATCGAGCAACCAAAGTTGCTTTCTGGTTGGAGCTGGTACCACACCTTCACAATCTGAATGAAATATTTCAGTATGTTTCCACCACAACTAAAGTCCCCCCTCCTGACATGACCTCATTTCCGTATGTGACCCGGCGTTCTCCTGGGAAATTATGGCCAGCCACCAAACGCCCAGCAATGACACCTGCCAACAACCCCAAACATTCGAAAGACACCCATAAAACAGCTCCAGAGGATACCACAGTTCTGATAGAAAACAAGAGGGATTACTCCACAGAGCTGAGTGTCACCATTGCTGTGGGGGCCTCCTTGCTGTTCCTCAATATTTTAGCATTTGCTGCATTATATTACAAGAAGGACAAGCGGCGTCATGAGACTCACAGGCGCCCCAGCCCCCAGAGGAACACCACCAACGACATAGCACACATACAAAATGAGGAGATCATGTCCTTGCAGATGAAGCAGCTAGAACATGACCACGAGTGTGAATCGCTGCAGGCCCACGACACACTGAGACTCACCTGTCCGCCTGACTACACGCTCACTTTGAGAAGGTCCCCAGATGACATCCCGCTAATGACACCCAACACCATAACCATGATTCCAAATACATTAACAGGAATGCAGCCTTTGCATACTTTCAACACTTTCAGTGGAGGACAAAACAGTACAAATTTGCCCCATGGACATTCGACCACTAGGGTATAGCTCAGCCCTTCCCCATCTACCCTCACAAGCCActtggaagaaagaaaaaaaaaaaaaaaaagaaaaaaaagaagaggaaaaagttATATACCATTCATTGAACACCTTGTCAAAATCTAAAGTAAAAATAAGTAAAAGAGAAGGACAGTCATTATTTTCTTACTGATCCTTCCCACACAAACTCACTGATGTTAAAGATCAACTACAAACCCTGTGAAATGTGAAAAGTGTACATTGCTGTTACAATACTGCTTTAAGATCTCAGCCACTTTGATTGAAAGTTGGGGCCAGAAGAAGTAATTTAAAATGGTGTTGTAAGTGTAACAAGCAAAGCAGAGTCTTCTGGAAGACAGAGCCAGTGACTGTAcaggtgttttgttttggtttttttaaaataaataaaattataaaaaagatTCTTTATGTGCCATACCATGGCCGTTGATAAAACAAAGACATCACCATGGGCTTTTACCCAGCATATGAAGCTGTAATTCAGATGGGGAAAATagaattttattattaaaaacaaaaatgaaaaaaaaaaaaaaggaggaggactgaCTATGCAGTAAAATACGTATAGTTCTGTGCAAAGAGATGACTTGCCAGCCTGAACTATATTTAAAGAAACTTTGTAAAAATGTACATAGCTGTgagtttaaaaacaaacaaaaaaagaagcagCTTTTATTGATGTTTTCAGTTTGAAAAGAGCTTTTAGAAAGATTGTGCATTCGATTGTGACCTATGTGTATATACATTAGTCATATGACCTCTGTTTCCTCCAAGACcaaaggaggaatttcttcttaattaCTAGTGGTTAACAAAAACCATGAGTTTTTTCTAACATGTTTCATTTATATGAGGCCATGGTGTCATGCAGAGGATACAGTTGTCTGTGTGACCTGCGTATTTTCTCTTACAGGTTGCACTAGTGCATGTTAAAGTATTCATAGGAGATTGTTGTTCTTTTCTGAAACATTTTTTCTATAATTTAATTTTGTGTTAGCCTTTGTTAAATTCCAACACAGCAATGGATtggaaaacaaagagaaaaaatacaaaagaaaataattaaagaaTTACTATTTTAAGCTTGTTGAACTGAACCAAGAAACATCCAATAATATATATTTGGA
This genomic window contains:
- the NLGN4X gene encoding neuroligin-4, X-linked isoform X2 produces the protein MSKPMGLLWLPLIFTPVCVMLNSNFLLWITALAIRFTLIDGQAQYPVVTTNYGKIRGLRTPLPNEILGPVEQYLGVPYASPPTGERRFQPPEPPSSWTGVRNATQFAAVCPQYLDERSLLNDMLPVWFTANLDTVVTYVQDQNEDCLYLNIYVPTEDDIHDQNSKKPVMVYIHGGSYMEGTGNMIDGSILASYGNVIVITINYRLGVLGFLSTGDQAAKGNYGLLDQIQALRWIEENIGSFGGDPKRVTIFGSGAGASCVSLLTLSHYSEGLFQKAIIQSGTALSSWAVNYQPAKYTRILADKVGCDMLDTTDLVECLRNKNYKELIQQTITPATYHIAFGPVIDGDVIPDDPQILMEQGEFLNYDIMLGVNQGEGLKFVDGIVDNEDGVSPNDFDFSVSNFVDNLYGYPEGKDTLRETIKFMYTDWADKENPETRRKTLVALFTDHQWVAPAVATADLHAQYGSPTYFYAFYHHCQSEMKPSWADSAHGDEVPYVFGIPMIGPTELFNCNFSKNDVMLSAVVMTYWTNFAKTGDPNQPVPQDTKFIHTKPNRFEEVAWSKYNPKDQLYLHIGLKPRVRDHYRATKVAFWLELVPHLHNLNEIFQYVSTTTKVPPPDMTSFPYVTRRSPGKLWPATKRPAMTPANNPKHSKDTHKTAPEDTTVLIENKRDYSTELSVTIAVGASLLFLNILAFAALYYKKDKRRHETHRRPSPQRNTTNDIAHIQNEEIMSLQMKQLEHDHECESLQAHDTLRLTCPPDYTLTLRRSPDDIPLMTPNTITMIPNTLTGMQPLHTFNTFSGGQNSTNLPHGHSTTRV
- the NLGN4X gene encoding neuroligin-4, X-linked isoform X1: MSKPMGLLWLPLIFTPVCVMLNSNFLLWITALAIRFTLIDGQAQYPVVTTNYGKIRGLRTPLPNEILGPVEQYLGVPYASPPTGERRFQPPEPPSSWTGVRNATQFAAVCPQYLDERSLLNDMLPVWFTANLDTVVTYVQDQNEDCLYLNIYVPTEDGANTKKSADDITSNDRGEDEDIHDQNSKKPVMVYIHGGSYMEGTGNMIDGSILASYGNVIVITINYRLGVLGFLSTGDQAAKGNYGLLDQIQALRWIEENIGSFGGDPKRVTIFGSGAGASCVSLLTLSHYSEGLFQKAIIQSGTALSSWAVNYQPAKYTRILADKVGCDMLDTTDLVECLRNKNYKELIQQTITPATYHIAFGPVIDGDVIPDDPQILMEQGEFLNYDIMLGVNQGEGLKFVDGIVDNEDGVSPNDFDFSVSNFVDNLYGYPEGKDTLRETIKFMYTDWADKENPETRRKTLVALFTDHQWVAPAVATADLHAQYGSPTYFYAFYHHCQSEMKPSWADSAHGDEVPYVFGIPMIGPTELFNCNFSKNDVMLSAVVMTYWTNFAKTGDPNQPVPQDTKFIHTKPNRFEEVAWSKYNPKDQLYLHIGLKPRVRDHYRATKVAFWLELVPHLHNLNEIFQYVSTTTKVPPPDMTSFPYVTRRSPGKLWPATKRPAMTPANNPKHSKDTHKTAPEDTTVLIENKRDYSTELSVTIAVGASLLFLNILAFAALYYKKDKRRHETHRRPSPQRNTTNDIAHIQNEEIMSLQMKQLEHDHECESLQAHDTLRLTCPPDYTLTLRRSPDDIPLMTPNTITMIPNTLTGMQPLHTFNTFSGGQNSTNLPHGHSTTRV